A segment of the Bacillus alveayuensis genome:
TAACTCCTTCAGGGGCATGTAAATCATCTAAATTCGTTAATTCTGTCACATCAAGCTTTAGTACTTCCTGAAAGAAGGAAAAGCCCTTTTCATAAAAAAAAGTACCGTATTTATGTCCAGGTACATGAAATGATAAAGGTTGAATCTGATGATGCTCTACTAAAGCATCAAATAATGGGGTGTATAAATCGTTCACATTCATCGTCCTTTTTTATTCTTATTCTCACTTATTATATCAATTCATTCTTCAAAACAAAAAATAAAACTTGGTATTTCTAATGAAAAACCAAGCTTATAACTAAGAGTATATTTGTGTTTTTTTCACTCTTCTTAGCTTTTTTATATAATATTGATACTTTGGTTCGTTTGTATTCGTATGAATCATCTCTTGTTCACATTCTGTACATATAAAACTGGTGTAAAGATGGATCCCTTTTTCCTTTTGTTTATTACATATAACACAAAATTCCCCTGTTAAGCTATGATCTTCTCCGGAATTCATTTGATCTCCACCTCCATCATCCAGTTTTTCCAAAAGTTAAGAATTGTATACAATATTTTGACATGAATTATTTTCCCCTAAAATACTATGAAAATTTGAACATGTTCGTGTCTGTCTTTAAAGAATCACATTAGTTAAATCTTTATGTGCCCGCTGAACGTAAACCCAACCTTCGCTCGCTTAATTCCTTGACCTTCTCGCTCCTCCCAAAACTCGGGATGATGATCATTAGCTATCGGGTGTGTAAAATGGTTAAAGTTATTTACTAACAGGGTAATTTTAAAATTTGTAAATGAACCTCTCCTACTTACCCTTT
Coding sequences within it:
- a CDS encoding hypothetical protein (product_source=Hypo-rule applied; cath_funfam=3.50.80.10; pfam=PF10764; superfamily=57716), which encodes MNSGEDHSLTGEFCVICNKQKEKGIHLYTSFICTECEQEMIHTNTNEPKYQYYIKKLRRVKKTQIYS